A single genomic interval of Bradyrhizobium sp. AZCC 1693 harbors:
- a CDS encoding enoyl-CoA hydratase-related protein, producing MRAATEGPASANLRGCHALDMILTGRGVSGEDAHRMGLVNRLVPSGQALAEALAMAHKLSTLPQAAMRSDRMSCYEQWPLAVRDALLNEFQHGMATIKSREMIGGLQRFASGD from the coding sequence ATGAGAGCCGCCACTGAGGGGCCGGCATCCGCAAACCTTCGCGGATGTCATGCGCTGGATATGATCCTGACGGGCAGGGGCGTTTCCGGCGAGGACGCTCACCGCATGGGCCTGGTCAATCGGCTGGTCCCGTCCGGCCAGGCGCTGGCCGAGGCGCTGGCCATGGCCCACAAACTCTCGACGCTTCCGCAAGCAGCCATGCGCAGTGACAGAATGTCTTGTTACGAACAGTGGCCGCTCGCTGTACGTGACGCGTTGCTCAATGAATTTCAACATGGGATGGCAACCATCAAATCCCGCGAGATGATCGGCGGGTTGCAACGCTTTGCGTCGGGAGATTAG
- the mtnK gene encoding S-methyl-5-thioribose kinase yields MSSQQRSSAGPRQDEYRILHEADLRGYLARLPSVAARLGGAPASWSISEVGDGNLNLVFIVKGAAGGIAVKQALPYVRLVGESWPLPLSRSHYEYLALTHQARLAPGLVPAVLHHNEGLALVVMELIEPHIIMRKGLIDGMLYPRFVGDIATFLARTLFFSSDLALPAARKKEEIAAFAGNHALCKITEDLIFTDPYRVAEQNRWTQPWLDATAAAFREDLDLHAAISRLKHKFLNAPEALIHGDLHTGSIMVTEGSTVVIDPEFAFYGPMGFDIGAVIANLLMSYLASAGHERSPGGRRLFEVWVLETIENVWTEFAREFLELWRTEAHGDAYPQTLFPGAAGAARLEAERQAYMERLFGDTVGFSAAKIIRRILGLAHNADFELIEDPKQRAICEARSLRLARAMMVDTASFGSIGAVTKAAWEARDWQPDFPNESRH; encoded by the coding sequence GGCCCGGCTTGGCGGCGCTCCCGCTTCCTGGTCGATCAGCGAGGTCGGCGACGGCAATCTCAATCTCGTGTTCATCGTCAAAGGGGCCGCGGGCGGCATCGCCGTCAAGCAGGCGCTGCCTTACGTACGCCTCGTCGGCGAGAGCTGGCCGCTGCCGCTGTCGCGCTCGCATTACGAATATCTGGCGCTGACGCATCAGGCGCGGCTGGCGCCCGGGCTGGTGCCCGCGGTGCTGCACCACAACGAGGGGCTCGCGCTCGTCGTCATGGAGTTGATCGAGCCTCATATCATCATGCGCAAGGGGCTGATTGACGGCATGCTCTACCCGCGCTTTGTCGGGGACATCGCGACCTTTCTGGCGCGCACGCTGTTTTTCTCTTCCGACCTCGCGCTTCCTGCTGCCAGGAAGAAGGAGGAGATCGCGGCATTCGCAGGCAACCATGCGCTGTGCAAGATCACCGAAGACCTGATCTTCACCGATCCTTACCGCGTGGCCGAGCAGAACCGCTGGACGCAGCCTTGGCTCGATGCGACAGCGGCCGCTTTCCGCGAAGACCTCGACCTGCACGCCGCGATTTCGCGCCTCAAGCACAAGTTCCTGAACGCGCCGGAAGCGCTGATCCACGGCGACCTCCACACCGGCTCGATCATGGTGACGGAAGGCTCGACTGTCGTGATCGATCCCGAATTCGCGTTCTACGGACCGATGGGGTTCGATATCGGTGCCGTCATCGCCAATCTCCTGATGAGCTATCTGGCCTCCGCCGGTCATGAACGTTCGCCGGGCGGACGGCGGCTGTTTGAGGTCTGGGTGCTGGAAACGATCGAAAACGTCTGGACGGAGTTCGCCCGCGAGTTCCTCGAGCTCTGGCGGACGGAAGCCCACGGCGACGCCTACCCCCAGACGCTGTTTCCCGGCGCGGCCGGTGCGGCGCGTCTGGAGGCCGAGCGGCAGGCCTATATGGAGCGGCTGTTCGGCGACACCGTGGGATTTTCGGCCGCAAAAATCATCCGCCGCATTCTCGGGCTGGCGCACAATGCCGATTTCGAACTGATCGAGGATCCAAAGCAGCGGGCCATTTGCGAGGCGCGCAGCCTGCGGCTCGCGCGTGCCATGATGGTGGATACGGCTTCGTTCGGCAGCATCGGCGCCGTGACGAAGGCGGCGTGGGAAGCACGCGACTGGCAGCCCGACTTTCCCAATGAGAGCCGCCACTGA